The proteins below are encoded in one region of Odocoileus virginianus isolate 20LAN1187 ecotype Illinois chromosome 18, Ovbor_1.2, whole genome shotgun sequence:
- the CCDC107 gene encoding coiled-coil domain-containing protein 107 isoform X1 — MASVLSLAGTLGLLLVSALPEVLGDRRSPDRRAHPGDAAQVGPGAAEPGRHSPPSKNQRERARSGSLPLGALYTAAAVAFVLYKCWQQGKDEAAVLQEEAGKKDSLQSEQQLAQLTQQLVQTEQHLNSLMAQLDPLFERVTTLAGAQQELLHVKLQTIHQLLQDSKTSKGVEAPEPEASIPFPEDFCIEEDEEEAGDSQAWEEPLNWNTGTRNLAPPREMEPTLRRRCRKSTAQGRSHSPHWKEGKTVDGLVKQSLFL, encoded by the exons ATGGCGAGCGTGCTGTCGCTCGCGGGTACGCTGGGGCTGCTACTTGTGTCTGCGCTGCCCGAGGTGCTCGGAGACCGCCGCAGCCCCGACCGCCGGGCACACCCAG GCGACGCCGCCCAGGTCGGCCCTGGGGCCGCGGAACCCGGGCGGCACTCGCCGCCGTCCAAGAACCAGCGCGAGCGGGCTCGGTCCGGGTCGCTGCCCTTGGGGGCGCTGTACACCGCGGCCGCCGTGGCTTTTGTGCTGTACAAGTGTTGGCAG CAGGGGAAAGATGAGGCTGCTGTTCTCCAAGAGGAGGCAGGCAAGAAGGATTCATTGCAGTCAG AGCAACAGCTGGCCCAGCTGACACAACAGCTTGTCCAGACAGAGCAACACCTGAACAGTCTGATGGCCCAGCTGGACCCCCTTTTTGAGCG TGTGACTACCCTGGCTGGAGCCCAGCAGGAGCTTCTGCACGTGAAGCTACAGACTATCCACCAGCTGTTACAAGACAGCAAAACGAGCAAGGGTGTGGAGGCTCCAGAACCAG AGGCCAGCATACCCTTTCCCGAGGACTTCTGTATAGAGGAGGATGAGGAAGAGGCTGGTGACAGTCAGGCCTGGGAGGAGCCCCTAAATTGGAACACGGGGACAAGGAACTTAGCTCCTCCCAGGGAAATGGAGCCCACGCTGAGGAGAAGATGCAGGAAGTCTACAGCACAGGGCCGCAGTCACAGCCCCcattggaaagaaggaaaaacagtggATGGTTTAGTAAAACAGAGTCTGTTCCTGTGA
- the CCDC107 gene encoding coiled-coil domain-containing protein 107 isoform X2: MASVLSLAGTLGLLLVSALPEVLGDRRSPDRRAHPGDAAQVGPGAAEPGRHSPPSKNQRERARSGSLPLGALYTAAAVAFVLYKCWQGKDEAAVLQEEAGKKDSLQSEQQLAQLTQQLVQTEQHLNSLMAQLDPLFERVTTLAGAQQELLHVKLQTIHQLLQDSKTSKGVEAPEPEASIPFPEDFCIEEDEEEAGDSQAWEEPLNWNTGTRNLAPPREMEPTLRRRCRKSTAQGRSHSPHWKEGKTVDGLVKQSLFL, from the exons ATGGCGAGCGTGCTGTCGCTCGCGGGTACGCTGGGGCTGCTACTTGTGTCTGCGCTGCCCGAGGTGCTCGGAGACCGCCGCAGCCCCGACCGCCGGGCACACCCAG GCGACGCCGCCCAGGTCGGCCCTGGGGCCGCGGAACCCGGGCGGCACTCGCCGCCGTCCAAGAACCAGCGCGAGCGGGCTCGGTCCGGGTCGCTGCCCTTGGGGGCGCTGTACACCGCGGCCGCCGTGGCTTTTGTGCTGTACAAGTGTTGGCAG GGGAAAGATGAGGCTGCTGTTCTCCAAGAGGAGGCAGGCAAGAAGGATTCATTGCAGTCAG AGCAACAGCTGGCCCAGCTGACACAACAGCTTGTCCAGACAGAGCAACACCTGAACAGTCTGATGGCCCAGCTGGACCCCCTTTTTGAGCG TGTGACTACCCTGGCTGGAGCCCAGCAGGAGCTTCTGCACGTGAAGCTACAGACTATCCACCAGCTGTTACAAGACAGCAAAACGAGCAAGGGTGTGGAGGCTCCAGAACCAG AGGCCAGCATACCCTTTCCCGAGGACTTCTGTATAGAGGAGGATGAGGAAGAGGCTGGTGACAGTCAGGCCTGGGAGGAGCCCCTAAATTGGAACACGGGGACAAGGAACTTAGCTCCTCCCAGGGAAATGGAGCCCACGCTGAGGAGAAGATGCAGGAAGTCTACAGCACAGGGCCGCAGTCACAGCCCCcattggaaagaaggaaaaacagtggATGGTTTAGTAAAACAGAGTCTGTTCCTGTGA
- the SIT1 gene encoding signaling threshold-regulating transmembrane adapter 1 → MSTAGQSSCNCTDRLLPGIPSLSHGWGLWALSGAVTLLLLISLAVHLFQWTSGRSRSHPGHGRSGESVEDVPLYGNLHYLQTGRLSREPGPGPQDAAPGGPAGAAEEGMCYTSLQLRPPQGWVPSPGSPIKYSEVVLDSEPKPPASDPEPELYASVCAQGRRARASFPDQAYANSHPAPS, encoded by the exons ATGTCTACAGCAGGCCAGAGCAGCTGCAACTGCACGGATCGGCTACTGCCCG GAATCCCCTCTCTGAGCCATGGCTGGGGGCTGTGGGCCCTCTCAGGGGCTGTGACCCTGCTGCTCCTCATCTCACTGGCTGTGCACTTGTTCCAGTGGACCAGTGGCCGGAGCAGGAGCCACCCAGGGCACGGACG CTCTGGGGAGTCTGTGGAAGACGTTCCTCTGTATGGGAACCTGCATTATCTGCAGACAG GACGGCTGTCTCGGGAACCAGGGCCAGGCCCACAGGATGCAGCCCCTGGAGGCCCTGCCGGG GCTGCAGAGGAGGGGATGTGCTATACCAGCCTGCAGCTGCGGCCTCCTCAGGGCTGGGTCCCCAGCCCTGGAAGCCCTATCAAGTACTCGGAGGTGGTGCTGGACTCCGAGCCGAAGCCCCCGGCCTCAGACCCTGAGCCAGAGCTCTACGCCTCGGTGTGTGCCCAGGGGCGCAGGGCCCGAGCTTCCTTTCCAGACCAGGCCTATGCCAACAGCCATCCCGCACCCAGCTGA
- the CD72 gene encoding B-cell differentiation antigen CD72, giving the protein MAEAITYADLRFVKAPLKKSNSSRLGHDPETDEDGELTYENVPPGTGGPSSLASSGLRDKAGAQSEQPTAAWSPVTSPAAGRILWCHAARMRYLVLGLLLACLLCAVAAAGLGVRYLQVSRQLQQMNRILEITNSSLRQQLSQKITQLGQREEDLQGSRRKLAQSQETLQVEQKAGQATREQLQVCQSDWEKTKEALRNKETERMNLEQRLNSMRERLQPFFQCPSPDSCCPLGWIQNERSCFYISVTKRSWTESQSHCKSLSSDLAQTSDGFQSNTISQTLIRNLRKVLPAESYWVGSRSRFWQSDHTKYSWFPSRIKCPKLESKWMKLDTVECQALLPSICEMSAFRSPDGDHSLH; this is encoded by the exons ATGGCTGAGGCCATCACCTATGCAGACCTGCGGTTTGTGAAGGCTCCCCTGAAGAAGAGCAACTCCAGCCGGCTAGGACACG aCCCAGAGACTGATGAAGACGGCGAACTCACCTATGAGAATGTGCCCCCAGGCACAGGAGGACCCTCGAGCTTGGCTTCCTCTGGATTACGGGATAAAGCAG GGGCCCAGTCGGAGCAGCCAACAGCTGCCTGGAGCCCCGTGACGTCACCCGCTGCCGGGCGGATTCTGTGGT GCCATGCAGCCCGCATGCGGTACCTGGTTCTGGGCCTGCTCCTCGCGTGCCTGCTCTGCGCGGTGGCTGCCGCCGGCTTGGGAGTGCGCT ATCTGCAGGTGTCTCGGCAGCTCCAGCAAATGAACAGGATTCTGGAAATCACCAACAGCAGCTTGAGGCAGCAGCTGAGCCAGAAGATAACCCAgctggggcagagggaagaggatTTGCAGGGATCCAGGAGGAAGCTGGCCCAGAGTCAGGAAACACTACAGGTGGAACAGAAGGCTGGCCAGGCTACCAGAGAGCAGTTGCAGGTCTGCCAGTCTGATTGGGAGAAGACGAAAGAGGCCTTGAGAAATAAGGAGACAGAGAGGATGAACTTGGAGCAGAGGCTGAACAGTATGCGGGAAAGACTACAGCCCTTCTTCCAGTGCCCCTCCCCAG ATTCCTGCTGTCCCTTGGGATGGATACAGAATGAGAGGAGTTGCTTTTACATCTCAGTTACTAAGAGATCTTGGACGGAAAGCCAAAGCCATTGTAAATCTCTGTCCTCTGATTTGGCCCAAACCAGCGACGGTTTTCAATCAAATACA ATTTCTCAGACTCTTATTAGAAACTTACGGAAGGTGCTGCCAGCTGAATCATACTGGGTTGGCTCCAGAAGTCGGTTCTGGCAGTCTGACCATACAAAATACAGTTG GTTTCCCAGTCGAATAAAATGTCCCAAGCTAGAAAGCAAGTGGATGAAGCTGGATACAGTGGAGTGTCAGGCTCTTCTTCCCTCCATCTGTGAGATGTCAGCTTTCAGGTCTCCAGATGGGGACCACTCTTTGCACTGA
- the TESK1 gene encoding dual specificity testis-specific protein kinase 1 isoform X2 codes for MAGERPPLRGPGPGPGEAPGEGPPGPGGAGGGPGRGRPSSYRALRSAVSSLARVDDFHCAEKIGAGFFSEVYKVRHRQSGQVMVLKMNRLPSNRGNTLREVQLMNRLRHPNILRFMGVCVHQGQLHALTEYMNGGTLEQLLSSPEPLSWPVRLRLALDIARGLRYLHAKGVFHRDLTSKNCLIRREDRGFTAVVGDFGLAEKIPVYREGARKEPLAVVGSPYWMAPEVLRGELYDEKADVFAFGIVLCELIARVPADPDYLPRTEDFGLDVPAFRTLVGDDCPLPFLLLAIHCCSMEPRTRAPFTEITQHLEWILEQLPEPASLPRVPLTRGQDLRGGKIKLLDTPSKPVAPLPLVPPSLLPSTQLPLVTTPETLVQPGTPARRCRSLPSSPELPRRMETALPGPGPPAVGPSAEEQMECEGSSPEPEPPRPAPQLPLAMAVATDNFISTCSSASQPWSPRSGPPLNNNPPAVVVNSPQGWAGEPWNRAQHSLPRAAALERTEPSPPPSAPREPEEGLPCPGCCLGPFSFGFLSMCPRPAPAVARYRNLNCEAGSLLCHRGHHAKPPTPSLQLPGARS; via the exons ATGGCCGGGGAACGGCCCCCACTACGGGGCCCTGGGCCCGGGCCTGGAGAGGCGCCGGGGGAGGGGCCCCCGGGGCCGGGGGGCGCAGGAGGAGGCCCGGGCCGGGGCCGCCCCTCCTCCTACCGGGCTCTCCGCAGCGCCGTGTCCAGCCTGGCACGCGTGGACGATTTCCACTGCGCCGAGAAGATCGGGGCCGGCTTCTTCTCTGAGGTCTACAAG GTTCGGCACCGACAGTCAGGGCAAGTCATGGTGCTGAAAATGAACAGGCTCCCTAGTAACCGGGGAAACACGCTAAGGGAGGTGCAGCTGATGAACCGGCTTCGGCACCCCAACATCCTAAG GTTCATGGGGGTCTGCGTGCACCAAGGGCAGCTGCACGCTCTTACAGAG TATATGAACGGGGGGACCCTGGAACAGCTGCTCAGCTCCCCCGAACCCCTATCCTGGCCTGTCCGGCTCCGCCTGGCTTTGGACATCGCCCGTGGCCTGCGGTACCTGCATGCCAAAGGGGTATTCCACCGAGATCTCACGTCCAAG AACTGTCTGATCCGACGGGAAGACCGAGGCTTCACAGCTGTTGTGGGTGACTTCGGGCTGGCTGAAAAGATTCCTGTGTATAG GGAAGGGGCAAGGAAGGAGCCTTTGGCTGTGGTGGGTTCCCCGTACTGGATGGCTCCAGAGGTGTTGCGAGGAGAGCTGTATGATGAGAAG GCTGATGTCTTTGCCTTTGGAATTGTCCTCTGTGAGCTCATCGCCCGGGTCCCTGCAGACCCTGACTACCTGCCCCGGACCGAG GACTTTGGGCTGGATGTGCCTGCTTTCAGGACCCTGGTAGGGGACGACTGCCCACTGCCTTTCCTGCTCCTGGCCATCCACTGCTGCAGT ATGGAACCGCGCACTCGTGCTCCCTTCACTGAAATCACCCAGCACCTGGAGTGGATCCTGGAGCAGCTGCCTGAGCCAGCCTCCCTGCCCCGGGTCCCCCTGACACGCGGTCAGG ACCTCAGAGGTGGCAAGATCAAGCTCCTGGACACACCCAGCAAGCCAGTGGCCCCTCTACCCCTTGTACCACCATCGCTACTGCCCTCCACCCAGCTGCCCCTGGTGACCACTCCGGAGACCTTGGTCCAGCCTGGGACACCTGCCCGCCGCTGCCGCTCGCTGCCATCATCCCCTGAGCTGCCCCGACGGATGGAGACAGCACTGCCAGGTCCTGGCCCTCCTGCTGTGGGCCCGTCAGCCGAAGAGCAGATGGAGTGTGAGGGCAGCAGCCCTGAGCCGGAACCCCCAAGACCAGCCCCGCAGCTGCCCCTGGCCATGGCCGTGGCCACAGACAACTTCATCAGCACCTGTTCTTCGGCCTCCCAGCCCTGGTCCCCTAGATCAGGACCTCCCCTTAACAACAACCCCCCGGCCGTGGTGGTGAACTCCCCGCAAGGCTGGGCAGGGGAGCCCTGGAACCGGGCCCAGCATAGTCTGCCCCGCGCAGCAGCCCTGGAGCGGACAGAACCCTCGCCGCCCCCTTCAGCTCCCCGGGAGCCTGAGGAGGGGCTGCCCTGCCCCGGTTGCTGCCTCGGCCCCTTCAGCTTTGGCTTCCTGTCCATGTGCCCCCGCCCCGCACCAGCTGTGGCCCGCTACCGCAACCTGAACTGTGAGGCGGGCAGTCTCCTCTGCCATCGAGGGCACCACGCCAAgccacccacccccagcctgcaGCTGCCCGGGGCACGCTCTTAG
- the TESK1 gene encoding dual specificity testis-specific protein kinase 1 isoform X1: MAGERPPLRGPGPGPGEAPGEGPPGPGGAGGGPGRGRPSSYRALRSAVSSLARVDDFHCAEKIGAGFFSEVYKVRHRQSGQVMVLKMNRLPSNRGNTLREVQLMNRLRHPNILRFMGVCVHQGQLHALTEYMNGGTLEQLLSSPEPLSWPVRLRLALDIARGLRYLHAKGVFHRDLTSKNCLIRREDRGFTAVVGDFGLAEKIPVYREGARKEPLAVVGSPYWMAPEVLRGELYDEKADVFAFGIVLCELIARVPADPDYLPRTEDFGLDVPAFRTLVGDDCPLPFLLLAIHCCSMEPRTRAPFTEITQHLEWILEQLPEPASLPRVPLTRGQESVPRGGPSATLPRPDPRLSRSRSDLFLPPSPESPPNWGDNLTRVNPFSLREDLRGGKIKLLDTPSKPVAPLPLVPPSLLPSTQLPLVTTPETLVQPGTPARRCRSLPSSPELPRRMETALPGPGPPAVGPSAEEQMECEGSSPEPEPPRPAPQLPLAMAVATDNFISTCSSASQPWSPRSGPPLNNNPPAVVVNSPQGWAGEPWNRAQHSLPRAAALERTEPSPPPSAPREPEEGLPCPGCCLGPFSFGFLSMCPRPAPAVARYRNLNCEAGSLLCHRGHHAKPPTPSLQLPGARS, from the exons ATGGCCGGGGAACGGCCCCCACTACGGGGCCCTGGGCCCGGGCCTGGAGAGGCGCCGGGGGAGGGGCCCCCGGGGCCGGGGGGCGCAGGAGGAGGCCCGGGCCGGGGCCGCCCCTCCTCCTACCGGGCTCTCCGCAGCGCCGTGTCCAGCCTGGCACGCGTGGACGATTTCCACTGCGCCGAGAAGATCGGGGCCGGCTTCTTCTCTGAGGTCTACAAG GTTCGGCACCGACAGTCAGGGCAAGTCATGGTGCTGAAAATGAACAGGCTCCCTAGTAACCGGGGAAACACGCTAAGGGAGGTGCAGCTGATGAACCGGCTTCGGCACCCCAACATCCTAAG GTTCATGGGGGTCTGCGTGCACCAAGGGCAGCTGCACGCTCTTACAGAG TATATGAACGGGGGGACCCTGGAACAGCTGCTCAGCTCCCCCGAACCCCTATCCTGGCCTGTCCGGCTCCGCCTGGCTTTGGACATCGCCCGTGGCCTGCGGTACCTGCATGCCAAAGGGGTATTCCACCGAGATCTCACGTCCAAG AACTGTCTGATCCGACGGGAAGACCGAGGCTTCACAGCTGTTGTGGGTGACTTCGGGCTGGCTGAAAAGATTCCTGTGTATAG GGAAGGGGCAAGGAAGGAGCCTTTGGCTGTGGTGGGTTCCCCGTACTGGATGGCTCCAGAGGTGTTGCGAGGAGAGCTGTATGATGAGAAG GCTGATGTCTTTGCCTTTGGAATTGTCCTCTGTGAGCTCATCGCCCGGGTCCCTGCAGACCCTGACTACCTGCCCCGGACCGAG GACTTTGGGCTGGATGTGCCTGCTTTCAGGACCCTGGTAGGGGACGACTGCCCACTGCCTTTCCTGCTCCTGGCCATCCACTGCTGCAGT ATGGAACCGCGCACTCGTGCTCCCTTCACTGAAATCACCCAGCACCTGGAGTGGATCCTGGAGCAGCTGCCTGAGCCAGCCTCCCTGCCCCGGGTCCCCCTGACACGCGGTCAGG AATCTGTTCCAAGAGGGGGTCCCTCTGCCACACTCCCCAGGCCAGACCCCCGGCTCTCCCGAAGCCGGTCAGACCTCTTCCTACCCCCATCGCCAGAATCACCCCCCAACTGGGGGGACAATCTGACTCGAGTCAACCCCTTTTCACTACGGGAAGACCTCAGAGGTGGCAAGATCAAGCTCCTGGACACACCCAGCAAGCCAGTGGCCCCTCTACCCCTTGTACCACCATCGCTACTGCCCTCCACCCAGCTGCCCCTGGTGACCACTCCGGAGACCTTGGTCCAGCCTGGGACACCTGCCCGCCGCTGCCGCTCGCTGCCATCATCCCCTGAGCTGCCCCGACGGATGGAGACAGCACTGCCAGGTCCTGGCCCTCCTGCTGTGGGCCCGTCAGCCGAAGAGCAGATGGAGTGTGAGGGCAGCAGCCCTGAGCCGGAACCCCCAAGACCAGCCCCGCAGCTGCCCCTGGCCATGGCCGTGGCCACAGACAACTTCATCAGCACCTGTTCTTCGGCCTCCCAGCCCTGGTCCCCTAGATCAGGACCTCCCCTTAACAACAACCCCCCGGCCGTGGTGGTGAACTCCCCGCAAGGCTGGGCAGGGGAGCCCTGGAACCGGGCCCAGCATAGTCTGCCCCGCGCAGCAGCCCTGGAGCGGACAGAACCCTCGCCGCCCCCTTCAGCTCCCCGGGAGCCTGAGGAGGGGCTGCCCTGCCCCGGTTGCTGCCTCGGCCCCTTCAGCTTTGGCTTCCTGTCCATGTGCCCCCGCCCCGCACCAGCTGTGGCCCGCTACCGCAACCTGAACTGTGAGGCGGGCAGTCTCCTCTGCCATCGAGGGCACCACGCCAAgccacccacccccagcctgcaGCTGCCCGGGGCACGCTCTTAG